A window of the Henckelia pumila isolate YLH828 chromosome 3, ASM3356847v2, whole genome shotgun sequence genome harbors these coding sequences:
- the LOC140889771 gene encoding protein GLUTAMINE DUMPER 3: MGSIGSPTSPVQRSPWHSPVPYLFGGLAAMLGLIAFALLILACSYWKLSGHLENQGDGERDLEADGGEAKVAPPVLEEKYLVIMAGQEKPTFLATPMSSRASSFGSKSNCSTSSGESTVISEEDYEPPEAVVADRVH; this comes from the coding sequence ATGGGCAGCATAGGGTCTCCGACATCGCCGGTGCAGAGGTCTCCGTGGCATTCTCCGGTGCCGTATCTCTTCGGAGGATTGGCGGCCATGTTGGGTCTCATTGCTTTCGCTCTTCTGATCCTCGCGTGTTCCTACTGGAAACTATCCGGCCACCTCGAAAACCAGGGCGACGGTGAAAGAGACCTCGAGGCGGACGGCGGCGAAGCTAAGGTGGCGCCGCCGGTCCTCGAAGAGAAGTACCTGGTGATCATGGCTGGCCAAGAGAAACCCACTTTCTTGGCCACTCCCATGTCGAGTAGAGCCTCGTCTTTCGGCAGTAAGAGCAATTGCAGCACCAGCAGTGGAGAAAGTACAGTGATTTCTGAGGAAGATTATGAACCGCCAGAAGCGGTGGTGGCGGATCGAGTCCATTGA